The Lates calcarifer isolate ASB-BC8 linkage group LG11, TLL_Latcal_v3, whole genome shotgun sequence genomic sequence CAGAGAGTAAAAGATGCTAGAATGCCCTGTAGATTTGAGTGGAGCAGTAGTGTTGTTGATATTTCTCTACAGGGTTCATGATTATGAGGAACAAATTGTACATAATCATTAAATCCATTCCAATTAATAAATATTGATTACTGCAGCTTTGAATAAGGGATTTGAATCCCTGATATATTTCATACTGGTCACACACATtccatacatgcacacacaaaaataagGCAGGTAATAGTTACCGCAGCAACAATCTCAGTGGGGTTGACATAGAGGACGCTCAGCAGTGGCAGATGGTCAATGGTCAGTTGGGTTACCCTGAACAGACAGAGGTTACATACTGAAATGTCAACATGCACtcatgatataaaacagacacaggaaCACTGACAGAACAAGAGTTTCAGCCACACTGTCTCAATATTAACTGGATACTTCATCTCCATTTTAGCTGAGTATTAATAGTGTAGTATTAATACTGATGGAATAAATGGCATAGCAGCAGTACTCACTCCTTCTTCTGGGCAGCATCAGCCacagtgatgctgctgttgtggGCCACCCATGCCAGCTGGTCTCCACTGGGGGAGAAGGAGACACTGTGCACCCAGCCTCCACAGTCCTTGTGCTCCAGCAGCACCTCCCCAAAAGGCATCTTGGCCCCCCAGGCAGTGGGTCCAGGTTTGTCCTCGATGTCTTTGATGTAGGCCGAGAAAACCCTGAGAAGAATGGACATCTGTTATAGTTTGTGGGCTTTGGGACCCAACATTGTCAAAATTGATAGTAAGAAAAATTTAGAATTTAAGATTCGCTTCATGATTATGTCATAGCACACAGCAGCACCTCCAAATCCCAGAAGTTCTCCCTCTTGAGGTTGCTAATAAAAGAATGGGATTGCCTCAAAAACTACGCTCTGGACATTATTTAACTTCTAGATATATTATTCAAACATTTTCCTTTGGCTTTGTGTTTGTAGACCTAAAACTCCAGACTGCTGTACTGTTCTGATATGGTCTCACCTGCAGTGAAGGTCTGCAGACCCAGCTGCCAGTAGGATGTTGTTGGGATGCCAGGCTAGACTCAGGACTGTGGAACAAATGGGCTTCTTGATGTGCTTACTCAGCCACCTAAAAGAATGGTAAAAAGTTGCATTTGAATGTACCACATGGCGATCTGTGTATGAAGTAAAGAGCTCTATTGTTCAAGGGTCTGATATTTTTACCTAAAGATTAGATCAAAGTCCAAGTTTTGGTTGATTCTGCTATAGATATTGTAGATACATAGATATTTGGCTCTGGACTGTGTTGTTTGACACCATCTCAAAACTAATTTCACTTTAAGTCTTGCAAACTTGAATAGTTTAGATTTGATCAGGTATTGCTCACCAGTCATTCTCCTTCTCAAAGTAGCAGACGGAGATGAGACGAGCTCCGCTGCCCAGGGCAAACTTGTTCTCCTGAGGTGACCACTTCACACATGTTGCTGCACGGTTGATGCGAACCAGGACCAGGGTGGGTTTCCACATGCCATCCTTCAGAGTCCACACATAGGCATTGCGGTCTGAGGCACATGTCACAATGCGGTTGGACTCTGGGGCCCAGTCAATACCTGTGGACATAAACATGAGGCTGTATCAAAGGAACGAATAAATGTGTAGCTGATTTCTCTTAACTGGTGATTTTTGTCCCAGGTGAAAGCATACAGTCTTCAAATATATGGTGTTGTTTGTatggtgctgttttttttaaaagatttatttccagtattcttgttttcatttaggctccagcccctctgcaacccttaacagataagcagtataaataatggatgggGGGATGGATTGGATTTTTGTCTTTACTGCTACCAACAGCAAGATGGACAGGAAATgtaggggagagagagaggggatgacaCACAGCAAAAGGCCCAGGTTGGATCCGAAACCCAACTGGATTCAGCCTTCACGTGATATTTGTTTAACCAGGTGAGCCACAGGTATGCCCCATATGATGCCATAATGTCTGTATGAATTTTTGATAACGGTCTGATTTGGTCTTTAGTAAACATGTGTTACTAAAAATGCTCTACATGTCATGATGACAAGTGAACAAACTTCATTCACTGATGTAAACTGAGAgatgaggttaaaaacttgtgAAAAAAAGTTACCAGGTGGACTTTGAGTTAAATCTGTTTTACCAAATCATTTTTCCCAAAGTCAAGATTGAACTTTCAGTCCCAGTCTATTAATTTCAGttaattaaatgacaaaaaatagtTACACCTGGTAAACTATATTGTTTATATATCCCCTATTTTCAAGTTTAAAGTAAGAAGGTTGTCAAATGCACCTCTCCCTCAGTCACTGTTGGCTGATAGAAGTTGCATTACCTGTGATTCGTCCACTGTGCTCAGTCAGCTCGTGGATTTTGACCCAGTCTTTGCCTTTCTTCTCATAGATGTTCACCTTATTGTTGTTTGGACTCACTGCAATCTCTGTGAAGAAATATAAGCTCAAAAGTTAGGAATTGTAATCACTTAACACTGTAACAGTAATATTGTGATAAATAGTAAATGTACACTGAATCTGCAAATTTATTAAGGTTTTGAGGAGCATGAATGTGCTTGGCAAATGTCATACTTATCAGTCAGTTACATTTTGTGTGAGAGTCACAGAATCAATCTTACCACCGTGGGAATCATGGACGCTCATTCAGTAAACTTCATAGTAATCTGTGCCTGCATTCACCATCATTCATTAACTGTCTTGACATTCCAGACCTGCCCTGCTCCACTCACCTGGTTTCCCCACACCCATCTACTCAACTCTTGTCCGTTCCCTGATTAGCTTCCTTGTATATATACCAGTCCACTTGCACTCTGTCAAACTGCCTATAGTGCTATCCCAGTTGTAGCTTTCCAGACGTTTTGTACACTCCTGCTTTTGCTTGCCATATTTGACCTcttgtttttgaaatttttCTCTTGCTTGCTGCCTTTTCGCTTGAGGTTCTGCCTGCCTGTTATCGACCACTGCCTGCCAACAGACTTCACCCTCGCTGAAGCCTTACCTGCCTTGTCTGTAGTACCTTTAGATAAAGGCAAACTCTTTGAACttgatataattttttttttaactgaatgaAGCACTGCATTTATtaactaaaatgtaaacaaacatgttgtatCTGACATAAATGTGAACTTATTTTGTATTAAACTagaccatgatctttccctgaTCCTTAACCAAGTGTCCAGACATAACCATACAAAATGTATCAATATAATAAAAAAGGTAATGCTGTTGGGCGGCAcaggtggtgcagtggttagcactgtcacccc encodes the following:
- the zgc:86896 gene encoding actin-related protein 2/3 complex subunit 1A-A, yielding MSLYSFGLEPISCHAWNKDRTQIAVSPNNNKVNIYEKKGKDWVKIHELTEHSGRITGIDWAPESNRIVTCASDRNAYVWTLKDGMWKPTLVLVRINRAATCVKWSPQENKFALGSGARLISVCYFEKENDWWLSKHIKKPICSTVLSLAWHPNNILLAAGSADLHCRVFSAYIKDIEDKPGPTAWGAKMPFGEVLLEHKDCGGWVHSVSFSPSGDQLAWVAHNSSITVADAAQKKEVTQLTIDHLPLLSVLYVNPTEIVAAGHDCCPYQFTYKGPGALEFVKKLDIPKQTSKSSMSAMQHFRNLDKRATEDDSNELDTLHQNSITQLCVVSGEKAKVEKYSSVGLDGAMVIWDFKH